The proteins below are encoded in one region of Mangifera indica cultivar Alphonso chromosome 7, CATAS_Mindica_2.1, whole genome shotgun sequence:
- the LOC123221625 gene encoding gibberellin receptor GID1C-like isoform X2 produces MMAASNEVNLNEFKMGVPLHTWVLISNFKLAYNLLRRPDGTFNRHLAEFLDRIYRPANGEILRPNIVDLEKPVSSEVVVPVIIFFHGGSFAHSSANSAIYDFLCRKLVRNCKAVVVSVNYRRAPENRYPCAYEDGWAVLQWVNSRPWLQSKGSKAHIYLAGDSSGGNIVHNVALRAVDSGIEVLGNILLNPMFGGQERTQSEKRLDGKFFVTIQDRDWYWRAFLPEGADRDHPACNPSGPNGRCLKGMKFPKSLVVVAGLDLIQDWQLAYVEGLKKAGQDVKLLYLEQATIGFYFLPNNANFYVVMDEISNFVSSDC; encoded by the exons ATGATGGCTGCAAGCAATGAAGTTAATCTCAATGAGTTCAAG ATGGGAGTTCCACTGCACACATGGGTTCTTATCTCCAATTTCAAGTTGGCTTACAATCTTCTACGTCGTCCTGATGGCACTTTTAATCGCCACTTGGCAGAATTCCTTGATCG GATATATAGACCTGCAAATGGAGAAATCCTTCGACCAAACATTGTTGATCTGGAGAAGCCTGTGAGCTCAGAGGTTGTTGTCcctgtaataattttttttcatggagGAAGCTTTGCACACTCTTCTGCAAATAGTGCTATCTATGATTTCTTATGTCGCAAACTTGTGAGGAACTGCAAAGCTGTTGTTGTTTCTGTGAACTATAGGCGGGCACCTGAGAATCGATATCCATGTGCATATGAAGATGGATGGGCTGTTCTCCAATGGGTGAATTCAAGACCATGGCTTCAAAGCAAGGGCTCAAAAGCTCATATTTACTTGGCTGGGGACAGCTCGGGTGGTAATATTGTACATAATGTTGCTTTGAGAGCAGTAGATTCAGGAATTGAAGTATTGGGTAATATACTGCTCAACCCAATGTTTGGTGGGCAGGAGCGAACTCAATCTGAGAAAAGATTAGATGGGAAGTTTTTTGTCACTATCCAAGACCGGGACTGGTATTGGAGAGCATTTCTTCCTGAAGGTGCAGATAGGGATCATCCAGCTTGTAACCCATCTGGTCCTAATGGTAGATGTCTTAAAGGAATGAAATTCCCTAAGAGTCTTGTGGTGGTTGCTGGTTTGGATCTTATCCAGGACTGGCAGTTGGCATACGTTGAAGGCCTGAAGAAGGCTGGCCAAGATGTGAAACTTCTATATCTGGAGCAGGCAACAATTGGCTTCTACTTCTTGCCTAATAATGCCAACTTCTATGTTGTCATGGATGAGATAAGTAATTTTGTGTCTTCTGACTGTTAA
- the LOC123220270 gene encoding histone H2AX, with the protein MPVYSSKSNILSFCLASNLPTKSRVKVSVFDRRMSSTGGTTKGGRGKPKSSKSVSRSQKAGLQFPVGRIARFLKAGKYAERVGAGAPVYLSAVLEYLAAEVLELAGNAARDNKKNRIVPRHIQLAVRNDEELSKLLGTVTIASGGVLPNIHQNLLPKKVGKGKGEIGSASQEF; encoded by the exons ATGCCCGTCTATTCATCGAAATCAAACATCCTTTCATTCTGTTTGGCTTCAAATCTTCCTACAAAATCTAGGGTTAAAGTTTCAGTTTTCGATAGAAGGATGAGTTCTACTGGCGGTACGACAAAGGGAGGCAGAGGTAAGCCGAAGTCATCGAAGTCGGTGTCGCGATCGCAAAAGGCTGGGCTTCAGTTCCCAGTCGGTCGTATTGCTAGGTTCTTGAAAGCTGGAAAGTACGCTGAGCGAGTCGGGGCCGGAGCTCCCGTCTACCTCTCTGCTGTGCTTGAGTATCTCGCTGCCGAA GTATTGGAGCTTGCAGGGAATGCGGCGAGGGACAACAAGAAGAATCGTATTGTGCCGAGGCACATACAATTGGCAGTAAGGAATGACGAAGAGCTGAGTAAGCTTCTGGGGACAGTTACAATCGCCAGTGGAGGTGTCTTGCCTAACATTCATCAGAATCTGCTTCCCAAGAAGGTTGGCAAAGGAAAGGGAGAAATTGGCTCTGCTTCGCAAGAGTTTTAA
- the LOC123220481 gene encoding probable protein S-acyltransferase 17, with the protein MDFPWVLIIYGLITALVVVSFLCGQWPIFQGTPIECIHRFLTFGAYDYLLRFVGFVCGEKGTNAILSVEYFCCNRPNPILQIIYLAIIAGTYYFIAKSCFSYIPGYYLSGIHRYTSLLGVVVGVILFLLTSFTDAGTVNAENVSQYLSAYPYDNIIFTEKECSTCKIPKPARSKHCSICGRCVARFDHHCGWMNNCIGERNTRYFWAFLLWHFLLCLYGTIVIGLVLAGRLKELRVVYILTVYYGIDNSFYSLAPHVVQWLLGSYNTQVLLMVFLAIVSLLLAGFFGYHANLCRTNTTTNEIFKWQDYIHRQRKLNEARASAEALKSSIVGMSSESKPPESKWKAFFQRSPLEDAEVVIKNNNYDEGFFHNIWEVIYPLSTRRSFSQRKSKSI; encoded by the exons ATGGATTTTCCCTGGGTTCTCATAATCTACGGCCTCATCACGGCCTTAGTTGTCGTATCTTTCCTCTGTGGCCAATGGCCCATCTTTCAAGGCACCCCCATTGAATGCATCCATCGGTTTCTCACTTTTGGCGCCTACGATTACCTTCT cCGGTTTGTTGGGTTTGTGTGTGGGGAGAAGGGCACTAATGCGATTCTTTCTGTTGAGTATTTTTGTTGCAATCGGCCTAACCCGATTTTACAG ATAATTTATTTGGCAATAATTGCTGGGACTTACTATTTTATTGCAAAGTCATGCTTTAGCTATATTCCTGGATATTATTTGAGTGGAATTCACAG GTACACAAGCTTGTTGGGAGTTGTTGTCGGGGTTATACTTTTCCTGTTGACTAGCTTTACTGATGCAGGAACTGTGAATGCAGAGAATGTTTCACAGTATCTCTCTGCTTATCCCTATGACAATATTATATTCACAGAGAAAGAATGTTCAACTTGTAAAATTCCAAA GCCTGCTAGGTCCAAACACTGCAGCATATGTGGTCGGTGTGTTGCTCGATTTGACCACCATTGTGGATGGATG AATAATTGTATAGGGGAGAGAAATACCCGATACTTCTGGGCTTTTCTTTTATG gcattttcttctttgtctaTATGGAACCATTGTGATTGGATTGGTTCTTGCTGGACGATTGAAGGAATTAAGAGTTGTATATATTCTAACAG TTTATTATGGCATAGACAATTCTTTTTACAGCTTAGCTCCACATGTTGTACAG TGGCTGTTGGGCTCATATAACACACAGGTACTACTTATGGTGTTTCTTGCCATTGTTTCTCTCCTACTAGCGGGTTTTTTTGGGTATCATGCCAACCTTTGTCGCACAAATACAACAACAAATGAG ATCTTCAAGTGGCAAGATTACATACACCGGCAGAGAAAGTTAAATGAAGCAAGGGCAAGTGCTGAAGCACTAAAATCAAGTATTGTTGGAATGAGCAGTGAAAGCAAGCCTCCAGAGAGCAAGTGGAAAGCTTTCTTTCAACGTTCCCCTCTAGAAGATGCTGAGGTTGTCATTAAGAATAACAACTATGATGAAGGATTTTTTCACAATATTTGGGAGGTCATATATCCCCTATCAACAAGACGGTCATTTTCACAGAGAAAATCAAAGTCTATCTGA
- the LOC123221823 gene encoding COP1-interactive protein 1-like, which produces MTKKKVTQKKVTQKINDTNQENPPDQKTQQTEVKTLTDEPTMEDLSVKIKNLKNLNSMLIKETIEKRQQVDSLNDSKEALESQLALLSAEKIELVAQLSGESEKNVILETQNGLFSAFVRAQVSEMSLDFNKENCARENEIRFLQIELNKLMGNLENERRKVIQICRDRDVLKSSHEQEALKAHELNERLVEMEKKENDLKNEILSLKKEYERSMDEKNERVRDFESLKEEKGFLEMRLGETMKEIEGLKGKIEGILREKKEVEIEKSGQKVKIVELDKEVEKLNEIILEFQNEEKVLREKVLELEKRFSEARDKEKEMALKINALMNDKTQKQSSIDRLMKEKEDISQRLDMAIVQLSDKEGRIEKLSSEKNETEEKRVSRESEIFELHKEIGELRDVVFMMKESNKDQEEKNRHLLDEVRVFKNALDQVMCEKDDAKKGLDEEKKNAMALQSKVSEMAKKMQESEGELTKIRNEHESLIEEKKKMQDHIGLLTEEKESVQKNLLEAKQAIDNLKAEMESVGFNSDRALRMLKKTAAIVCQSKDDLDGKERVSANDEKLEDETQMLVAELETIQTAFRNKEKLVEDMKQQVEFLQNSVAEAHKKKSFWTMLSSATTILAAASISYATRMR; this is translated from the coding sequence ATGACCAAGAAGAAAGTTACCCAGAAGAAAGTGACCCAGAAGATCAATGACACCAACCAAGAAAATCCACCAGATCAAAAGACTCAACAAACTGAAGTGAAAACCCTTACTGACGAACCCACCATGGAGGATCTTTCAGTGAAGATAAAGAATCTGAAGAATCTAAACTCCATGCTTATCAAAGAAACTATTGAGAAGAGACAACAAGTGGATTCATTGAATGATTCTAAGGAGGCCTTGGAGTCTCAGTTGGCTCTGCTTAGTGCTGAAAAGATAGAGTTGGTGGCTCAGTTGAGTGGGGAGAGTGAGAAAAATGTTATCTTGGAGACACAGAATGGTTTGTTCAGCGCTTTTGTGAGGGCCCAGGTGAGTGAAATGAGTCTAGACTTTAATAAAGAGAATTGTGCGAGGGAGAATGAGATTAGATTTCTTCAGATTGAGCTAAATAAATTAATGGGTAATCTTGAAAATGAGAGGAGGAAGGTGATTCAAATTTGCCGAGATAGGGATGTGCTGAAAAGTTCTCATGAACAGGAAGCTTTGAAGGCACATGAGTTGAATGAAAGATTGGTTGAAATggagaaaaaagagaatgatttaaaaaatgaaatcttgAGTCTAAAGAAAGAGTATGAAAGATCTATGGACGAGAAAAATGAGAGGGTCAGAGATTTTGAATctttaaaagaagagaaaggatTCCTAGAGATGAGATTGGGTGAGACTATGAAGGAAATTGAAGGTTTGAAGGGGAAGATTGAAGGGattttaagggaaaagaaagaagtGGAGATTGAGAAAAGTGGGCAAAAGGTGAAAATTGTTGAGTTGGACAAAGAAGTAGAGAAATTGAATGAGATTATTTTGGAATTTCAAAATGAGGAAAAAGTGTTGCGTGAAAAAGTTTTGGAATTGGAAAAGAGATTTAGTGAGGCTAGGGACAAGGAGAAGGAGATGGCACTAAAGATCAATGCTTTGATGAATGACAAAACACAGAAGCAGAGTAGTATTGATAGGCTGATGAAGGAAAAGGAGGATATCTCTCAGAGGCTGGACATGGCCATTGTGCAGCTAAGCGATAAGGAGGGAAGGATTGAGAAACTGTCAAGTGAGAAGAATGAGACTGAAGAGAAGAGAGTCAGTCGGGAGAGTGAGATTTTTGAGCTGCATAAAGAGATTGGGGAACTGAGGGATGTTGTTTTTATGATGAAGGAGTCAAACAAGGATCAAGAAGAGAAAAACAGGCACTTACTGGATGAAGTTAGGGTCTTCAAAAATGCTCTTGATCAAGTTATGTGTGAGAAGGATGATGCTAAAAAGGGTTTggatgaagagaaaaagaatgcCATGGCATTGCAGTCAAAAGTATCAGAAATGGCAAAAAAGATGCAGGAGAGTGAAGGAGAATTGACAAAAATTAGGAATGAGCATGAGAGCCTCAttgaggaaaagaaaaaaatgcagGATCACATAGGGTTGTTGACTGAGGAAAAAGAATCGGTGCAGAAGAATCTTTTGGAGGCAAAACAAGCTATTGACAATTTGAAGGCTGAAATGGAATCAGTTGGCTTCAACTCTGATCGAGCTCTGAGGATGCTGAAGAAAACTGCAGCTATAGTGTGTCAATCCAAAGACGACCTTGATGGAAAGGAAAGAGTGTCGGCCAATGATGAGAAGCTTGAAGATGAAACTCAAATGCTTGTGGCTGAGTTGGAAACAATCCAAACTGCATTTAGGAACAAGGAGAAATTGGTGGAAGACATGAAGCAGCAAGTTGAGTTTCTGCAGAATTCTGTGGCGGAGGCACATAAGAAAAAGAGCTTCTGGACTATGCTGTCTTCAGCAACAACTATATTGGCTGCAGCATCTATTTCATATGCTACTAGAATGCGCTGA
- the LOC123220912 gene encoding autophagy-related protein 18h-like, protein MKSNHNNINSNGNHIVNHKNGKLIPNSLKFISSCIKTASSGIRSAGASVAASISSDSQENKDQVLWSSFDRLEVSPSSYRRVLLLGYTNGFQVLDVEEASNVSELVSRRDDPVTFLQMQPFPAKSEHHEGYRNSHPLLLVVACDESKSSSGLLPTGRDWLVRDGYDEPQVGNLATAPRAVRFYSLRSHNYVHILRFRSTVYMIRCSPRIVAVGLASQIYCFDALTLENKFSVLTYPVPQLGGQVVPGVNIGYGPMAVGPRWLAYTSNNPLLPNAGRLSPQSLTPPGVSPSTSPSNGSLVARYAMESGKQLAAGLINLGDMGYKTLSRYYQDIVPDGSSPPLSSNSSWKVPRGASHSAETDIAGMVVVKDFVSRAVISQFRAHTSPISALCFDPSGTLLVTASIHGNNINVFRILPSCAKHRTSTASQNYDWSSSHVHLYKLHRGMTSAVIQDICFSNYSQWVAIVTSRGTCHIFVLAPFGGETVLQIQNTNVDGPCLTPVLSLPWWSDPFFMTNQHSFPSSPPVPVTLSVVSRIKNNNSGWLNTVSNAASSAAGKAFVPSGAVAALFHSSVPQDLLPAHLKVNALEHLMVFTPSGNVVQYKLLSSTRGETSETSLGTGQSFSAQIQDEELAVKVEPVQWWDVCRRTDWPEREECISGISVGPKEVSEMIMDTSDCEDNDTGHKEFVKLHDQSHLYIANAEVQMSSGRILLWQNPKIHFYTMNPSEADEQDSTKEQTGGEIKVEKIPVHYVEVRRKDLLPVFDHFHKIQSVWNERGIIGRKSTVSLSESYEAKEKYFEETDTSESKSASPHSVENSDGSSKITYPSINGNENFGTGKSRFDLASATLNQILLKEGKGSILLKQSAVNGSPIENSNFPNIISSITGGSLSSGGAIAKEVQSSTSNGTAEIINVSSNHFKLSTSTIDDSPVEELLDFEHFFQEPCKASASNESREPAGIVTDVNSSNSPCDKDKSEEDCENDKSEDDCDHDDMLGGVFAFSEEG, encoded by the exons CATTAACAGCAATGGAAATCATATTGTTAATCATAAGAACGGGAAATTGATTCCGAATTCGTTGAAGTTCATTTCTTCTTGTATTAAAACCGCTTCTTCAGGTATCAGGTCAGCTGGTGCCTCTGTAGCCGCTTCTATTTCCAGCGATTCTCAGGAGAATAAAGACCAG GTATTGTGGTCTTCATTTGACAGACTAGAGGTTAGTCCATCTTCCTATAGACGTGTTCTCTTACTTGGATACACCAATGGTTTTCAAGTTCTTGACGTCGAAGAGGCCTCTAATGTCAGTGAACTTGTTTCAAGGCGTGATGATCCAGTTACATTTTTACAGATGCAGCCCTTCCCTGCAAAGTCTGAACATCATGAAGGATATAGAAATTCTCATCCTTTACTCCTAGTTGTAGCGTGTGACGAATCAAAGAGCAGTTCAGGTTTGTTACCTACAGGGAGAGATTGGCTGGTAAGAGATGGTTATGATGAGCCTCAAGTAGGAAACCTTGCCACTGCTCCCAGAGCTGTTCGATTTTACTCATTAAGGTCTCATAACTATGTGCATATTCTCAGATTCCGATCAACtgtttatatgattagatgCAGTCCTCGAATAGTGGCTGTGGGTCTTGCCTCTCAA ATATATTGCTTTGATGCTCTCACTCTCGAAAATAAGTTTAGTGTCCTTACTTATCCTGTCCCTCAATTGGGAGGCCAAGTAGTGCCTGGGGTTAATATTGGATATGGTCCAATGGCTGTGGGTCCCCGATGGTTAGCTTATACCTCCAACAACCCATTGCTCCCGAATGCTGGCCGCTTGAGCCCACAAAGTCTTACTCCTCCAGGTGTAAGTCCATCAACTTCACCTAGCAATGGAAGTCTGGTGGCTCGGTATGCTATGGAATCTGGTAAACAGTTAGCTGCAGGGTTGATAAATTTGGGTGACATGGGCTATAAAACTTTGTCTAGATACTACCAAGATATTGTCCCTGATGGTTCTAGTCCTCCTTTATCTTCCAATTCAAGCTGGAAAGTTCCACGTGGTGCATCACATTCAGCAGAAACTGATATTGCTGGGATG GTTGTTGTGAAAGATTTTGTGTCCAGGGCTGTCATATCACAGTTTCGAGCTCATACCAGTCCAATTTCTGCTCTATGTTTTGATCCAAGTGGAACTTTATTGGTGACTGCATCAATACatggaaataatataaatgttttccGGATCCTGCCATCCTGTGCAAAACATCGAACATCTACAGCCTCTCAAAACTATGATTGGAGTTCTTCTCACGTGCACCTTTATAAGCTTCATCGTGGCATGACATCAGCT GTGATACAAGATATTTGTTTTAGTAATTATAGCCAGTGGGTTGCCATTGTTACATCAAGGGGAACTTGCCACATTTTTGTTCTTGCCCCTTTTGGTGGTGAGACTGTGCTTCAAATACAGAATACTAATGTAGACGGGCCTTGTCTCACACCAGTCCTTTCTCTACCATGGTGGTCTGATCCATTTTTCATGACAAATCAACATTCTTTTCCTTCATCACCACCAGTACCTGTTACGCTCTCTGTGGTTAgcagaataaaaaataataattctggTTGGCTTAATACAGTTAGCAATGCTGCATCTTCTGCAGCAGGAAAGGCCTTCGTTCCATCTGGTGCAGTAGCTGCCCTCTTTCATAGTTCTGTGCCTCAGGATTTGCTACCTGCTCACCTAAAAGTCAATGCTTTAGAGCACTTAATGGTTTTCACTCCTTCTGGTAATGTTGTTCAGTATAAATTACTATCATCTACTAGAGGAGAGACAAGTGAAACCTCTCTGGGAACAGGGCAGAGTTTTTCTGCACAGATACAAGATGAGGAGTTAGCAGTAAAAGTTGAACCTGTTCAATGGTGGGATGTGTGTCGAAGAACAGATTGGCCTGAAAGAGAGGAGTGCATTTCTGGAATTTCTGTTGGTCCGAAAGAAGTTTCAGAGATGATCATGGATACTTCTGATTGTGAAGATAATGATACTGGGCATAAGGAGTTTGTAAAACTCCATGACCAATCTCACTTATATATTGCCAATGCAGAGGTGCAGATGAGCTCTGGACGGATACTTCTCTGGCAAAATCCCAAG ATACACTTCTATACAATGAATCCTTCGGAGGCTGATGAGCAAGATTCCACTAAAGAACAAACTGGTGGAGAGATTAAAGTTGAGAAGATTCCTGTTCATTATGTTGAGGTTAGGCGGAAGGATTTACTGCCTGTTTTTGACCATTTTCACAAGATTCAATCCGTCTGGAATGAGAG GGGCATTATTGGAAGAAAATCTACAGTTTCACTTTCTGAGTCTTATGAAGCCAAAGAGAAGTATTTTGAAGAAACTGATACTTCAGAATCTAAGTCAGCTTCACCTCACTCAGTTGAAAACTCAGATG GATCATCAAAGATTACTTATCCATCCATAAACGggaatgaaaattttggtaCAGGAAAAAGCAGGTTTGATTTGGCATCAGCTACACTGAATCAAATCTTGCTCAAAGAAGGAAAGGGTTCAATTTTGTTGAAACAGTCTGCGGTAAATGGTTCTCCCATAGAGAATAGCAATTTTCCAAATATTATATCATCTATAACAGGTGGCTCACTTTCTTCTGGAGGAGCCATAGCAAAAGAGGTTCAGTCATCAACCAGTAATGGGACTGCTGAAATTATAAACGTAAGTTCTAATCATTTCAAATTGAGTACAAGCACTATAGATGACAGCCCAGTAGAAGAATTGCTggattttgaacattttttcCAAGAACCCTGCAAAGCTTCAGCCTCAAATGAATCTCGTGAACCTGCTGGAATTGTCACTGATGTTAACAGCAGCAACAGTCCTTGTGATAAAGATAAATCTGAAGAAGATTGTGAAAATGATAAATCCGAGGACGATTGTGATCATGATGACATGCTTGGAGGTGTTTTTGCCTTCTCAGAAGAAg GTTGA
- the LOC123221625 gene encoding gibberellin receptor GID1C-like isoform X1 encodes MMAASNEVNLNEFKMGVPLHTWVLISNFKLAYNLLRRPDGTFNRHLAEFLDRKVPANANAVDGVFSFDAIIDRETCLLCRIYRPANGEILRPNIVDLEKPVSSEVVVPVIIFFHGGSFAHSSANSAIYDFLCRKLVRNCKAVVVSVNYRRAPENRYPCAYEDGWAVLQWVNSRPWLQSKGSKAHIYLAGDSSGGNIVHNVALRAVDSGIEVLGNILLNPMFGGQERTQSEKRLDGKFFVTIQDRDWYWRAFLPEGADRDHPACNPSGPNGRCLKGMKFPKSLVVVAGLDLIQDWQLAYVEGLKKAGQDVKLLYLEQATIGFYFLPNNANFYVVMDEISNFVSSDC; translated from the exons ATGATGGCTGCAAGCAATGAAGTTAATCTCAATGAGTTCAAG ATGGGAGTTCCACTGCACACATGGGTTCTTATCTCCAATTTCAAGTTGGCTTACAATCTTCTACGTCGTCCTGATGGCACTTTTAATCGCCACTTGGCAGAATTCCTTGATCGGAAAGTCCCTGCTAATGCAAATGCAGTTGATGGTGTTTTCTCTTTTGATGCCATCATTGATCGTGAAACTTGTCTTCTCTGCAGGATATATAGACCTGCAAATGGAGAAATCCTTCGACCAAACATTGTTGATCTGGAGAAGCCTGTGAGCTCAGAGGTTGTTGTCcctgtaataattttttttcatggagGAAGCTTTGCACACTCTTCTGCAAATAGTGCTATCTATGATTTCTTATGTCGCAAACTTGTGAGGAACTGCAAAGCTGTTGTTGTTTCTGTGAACTATAGGCGGGCACCTGAGAATCGATATCCATGTGCATATGAAGATGGATGGGCTGTTCTCCAATGGGTGAATTCAAGACCATGGCTTCAAAGCAAGGGCTCAAAAGCTCATATTTACTTGGCTGGGGACAGCTCGGGTGGTAATATTGTACATAATGTTGCTTTGAGAGCAGTAGATTCAGGAATTGAAGTATTGGGTAATATACTGCTCAACCCAATGTTTGGTGGGCAGGAGCGAACTCAATCTGAGAAAAGATTAGATGGGAAGTTTTTTGTCACTATCCAAGACCGGGACTGGTATTGGAGAGCATTTCTTCCTGAAGGTGCAGATAGGGATCATCCAGCTTGTAACCCATCTGGTCCTAATGGTAGATGTCTTAAAGGAATGAAATTCCCTAAGAGTCTTGTGGTGGTTGCTGGTTTGGATCTTATCCAGGACTGGCAGTTGGCATACGTTGAAGGCCTGAAGAAGGCTGGCCAAGATGTGAAACTTCTATATCTGGAGCAGGCAACAATTGGCTTCTACTTCTTGCCTAATAATGCCAACTTCTATGTTGTCATGGATGAGATAAGTAATTTTGTGTCTTCTGACTGTTAA
- the LOC123221649 gene encoding histidine-containing phosphotransfer protein 1-like produces METIPQLQKKLIDYQTSLFNEGILDAQFNQLKELQDENNPDFVVEVVTLFFQDTERLLTELAQILDQQIIDFNRLDAYVHQLKGSSSSIGAQRVQTVCILFRQYCQEKNIGECLKCLQQLKQEYYSVKNKLETLFKLEKQVQEAGGTIRVQ; encoded by the exons ATGGAAACTATTCCTCAGTTGCAGAAGAAGTTAATTGATTACCAAACCTCTTTGTTCAATGAG GGAATTCTGGACGCTCAGTTTAACCAGCTTAAGGAATTGCAAGATGAAAACAATCCAGATTTTGTAGTTGAAGTGGTGACTCTTTTCTTTCAGGATACTGAGAGGCTGCTTACTGAGTTGGCCCAGATTTT AGATCAGCAGATCATAGATTTCAATAGGTTGGATGCTTATGTTCATCAGCTGAAAGGCAGCAGCTCCAG CATTGGAGCTCAGAGAGTTCAAACAGTTTGTATTCTCTTCCGCCAGTATTGTCAAGAGAAGAACATTGGAGA GTGTCTGAAATGTCTGCAACAATTAAAGCAAGAGTATTACTCTGTGAAAAACAAGCTTGAAACTCTCTTTAAG cTCGAGAAACAAGTCCAGGAAGCTGGTGGGACGATTCGTGTGCAATGA
- the LOC123219975 gene encoding arabinogalactan protein 23-like, whose protein sequence is MEMKKIFLVVVLAAATISSVLAAETPAAAGEAATTAPSAAPTEAAGPGAAASGPSGAGGAAGEAASGAAPLQVFGSFVGASLLPFFTYYLQY, encoded by the coding sequence ATGGAGATGAAGAAGATCTTTCTCGTTGTTGTTCTGGCTGCCGCCACTATCAGCAGCGTCTTGGCCGCTGAGACCCCAGCAGCTGCAGGTGAGGCGGCAACAACCGCTCCATCTGCAGCACCAACGGAGGCCGCTGGTCCTGGGGCGGCAGCATCAGGCCCATCTGGGGCTGGGGGCGCAGCAGGCGAAGCCGCTAGTGGGGCGGCCCCATTGCAGGTTTTTGGATCTTTTGTTGGGGCGTCCCTCTTGCCGTTCTTCACTTACTATTTGcagtattaa